In the Populus trichocarpa isolate Nisqually-1 chromosome 1, P.trichocarpa_v4.1, whole genome shotgun sequence genome, ttaataattttgcattatatttttattaacccTTATCAGTGGCTAATAGAAAAATGGACGAGGTATTCTTCTATGCTTCTATGAGTTTAGGCTGGCAGTAATTCTTATAAAGGTAAACAAGTTTCAAGCAGCTAAGTAAGCGATTGAAGGTTCTGGAAGAAGAAACTGAAACTATGAAGCAATAATTTTTCTAGCAcatggaagaaagaaaaaaactggtGGCTGAAATATACCAACACTTTCAGACAAGACACTATTGTCTCCAATATGAAATCAAATAGTACATGAAAAGAGACCACCTCGTGATGGATCTTCGATTGTCAGATTTCTTAAGGTAATGTATCCTTGCTGAAAATACCTCTTGTCCGAGTACCAGAGAATTCCTGTAGTTTTGTCAAGATATGTTTCTTTCTCATTTGTTTCATCTATAATAATTTGTCATCTAAATTCAGATATTATGTATTTACTATTGAACTTGGTCTGAAATAGGGTTATCTTGGCAGAAGTTCTATGCCGAAAATAAAGTTCATGCATTGTCTGAAGAGGACACGAAACGAATAAGAAAGCTGCTGATACAATGCATTCTTTCCGAAAATGAATGACAGGGCTGTCTAGAACCACATATAACTTATTGTCTGCTTGAGAGTTTTTGTTGCCAAGGATTTGTAACTGTTGTGTGTAATGTTAGGTTTTCTGTGTTTGAAGATGTACTTTTTTCCGAGATAGAGATTAGGTTGCTatcccttttctttctgttttattCTTTCCTCCTGTCAAAACTATGTTGTTTTTAGAGTgataattattttctcattctcTTCTTAAGGACCTTATAGTTCATCCCGTTGTATTTATAGTTTCCTGGAAACTGTTTCCATCCATTGATGATCTCCTGGTGGCAATATTTGAGGAAGGTTtgcctttaatttttaacattcttaacaaacgggggtaaaatCGTTTGGAATCACCGAATATAAGATACAACAGAATGGAAAGGGCAGTAAGGAGTTGAGCAACTAAGCCTAAAAAACAATCTAGCTAACAAGTATCGGAGGGCCTcacttcaacaaaaaaaagtgatgCAATTTTGCTTTATAAATTAATGAAGTTGATGCAATCTTTGTTACTAAAATGTACTTGtaagggttttctttttcccctCTACCCCATCAAACTCTTGAATCCAAGCTCCACGAGACCTAGATTAAAGAGAGAATTCCGTCTCACTTCTTCCTTTCGGAAGGTGGTTGGGCTTGCATTTCTTTGTCATCCTCTTCTTCACTCTCTTCATCctcctcatcttcttcatccCCATCATCATCGTCTTCATCATCATATTCATCGCtatcgtcgtcgtcgtcgtcatcactTTCTCCATCACCAAAAGGCTCATCATCAgaatcatcttcatcttcactCTCATCTTCTCCatcatcgtcatcgtcatcttcatcatcctcgtcatcatcatcatcttcacttTCAGTATCCTCAGCATCACCGCCATCCATATTTTCAGCAGCAGCCTTTTCCAATCTATTCAATCTGCCCATTGGGAACCTGCAATGCAGTTCCATTAACCAATCAATTACTTTTTAACCACGTGCCCCTCAATAAAGGGCATTTAATTCTGAATTCatcaaaacacaacaaaaaactTAACTTTACCTGTTATCAGTTCCTGCCAAATATTCGAGCATattagcatccaacaaaggtgaTGTCTGTAATTAAAAAGGGTCAAGTAATGCACACATTTGAAAAGGAGATCATGAGATTAACcaataatacataaaaaaaatagcaggcAACAAtccagaaaatattttgaattgtcaGCCAACATATAGCAAGAGTttggattaaaaagaaaaaaagctatcGGAAAGGTCACCAGATTATCCCAAAACAAGATTTTGTCTGCCACTAAATTATTGCATATTTTGGTGAATGAAAAGAAAGTAAGCCAATGCCAATTTGTAGCCAATGACCATGAAGAATAGGGTAGCAATAATGACTCCAGCACAAGAAGGAAATGTGCTTCTGATGCAAGATGGGAATTATAAagagattttctttttgttagaaaTTCAGGATTTCTCTTAAAAAGTCATTTTTCCATCAATCAAAgacttttcaattattttctccATTTATCTTTGCCTTCAGTTTAACCATATGGTCTTGTTGCTCATGCAACAATTCTTCATGAGAAGATCAAATGAGATCCAAGCATCCAACTCGTCAGCTAAACAAATAGAATTGAAATTCCTGCTTGAACTGTCACGATGAACTTCACTTGAATATGGTCAAAACCCAATATACTTAAGTCTCCAAAAAGTTCCCCTCTTCATTTCTGGTTATTTAATACATTCATTTGCAAGAGATCGATCTCACAATCAAACCAATAATACATTTAAATTTACATGAAAAGttaagcaaccataaggaagaTAAATCAGGAAAGCACAAAAGAAGCTCCTTCCTTTCAGCAGAGAACAggtgatttaataataataacaaaacaaaaacaccatcGAAGGATGAGTGACATGAGGCACTAGAATTTGCAATTTGCAAAGATGGATTTGTTTGGCAAGTGAGAAATGTACCttaacgagaaaaaaaaaccgagaggTTAGAGCAATGAGAGCCGTCTCAGCCATCACAGATTGCAACATGTAGCACACGCCAATCTTGACCAAATCAACACTATTGTTGCCATTTAAAAGGCTTTCCCTCTCCATCGATAGTTTGTTGACTCTCCTAGCAGAAATCCCAaatggagagaagaaaaacaaatgaaattacTAGATAGCAAGGGAGGTTTTGCCGTCTCTTTTTCAAAAGAAGGTCAAAGGTTTTGCTGGAATTTTAAAGCAGGTGAGATTGTgcagaatttttaattttttttttaaattaacttttttgttttttttatcaaaaataaatttaaaaaaataaaaaaatatatattattttaattactttaaaaaaaaaaatcttcaatatCTTAAACACCCCTTTACTAGAGAAATTTTTTGGTGCTTAGTGGCTATCTActattagttatatatatatatatatattattttttgtgggatataattttttttttctttttttgttgtattgatttttttctttgagatgaatcaaatgaataattaataagatacaactaattatttcttttgaatcAAAACTATTAAACAAGTTTGGTTCAACAATGAAGTACATTCATgcttaaaaatgatataaaaaaatgttgtagAGGCCATAACAATACCCCTTGGTTTCCATCACTAATTTCTAGATTTTAGCAAGAAATTTTAAGATTTCAATCACCATAAAATTGAGGAAGACAATGACTTAAATGACATATTATAATGCAAACTTAGagggaaaaattttaaaacctagaattaagaatcaaaatattttctaaagaaagctaaaatcatattataagTCCTTGACTTGATGATTACTTGAATCAAAAACCAGAAGTATATGGTTATAATGCTATAAATATGATCTTTTTGATAAGTTCTgaaaagttcaattaaaaaccaaaagcaaGAGTGCTCATGTagtttttaatccaaaaaaaaaaaacaatttatcttcacatccaaaaaataaaagtatttacatgtttgacttaaaaataaataaactttaagtAACTATGGGCTAAAAGttaaacccaaataaataaataactttaaagtatggataaaataaaatacaaaggcTAAGTCTTTTATAAGTAAAAGCACAATCTTTATAGTTTACTCATAGGCCTTATCAAAAGGCTTTAACCTTATAGGAGATATGACCCATAAAATCATCTGGAAATTTTTTAACTCGATCCAATAGTTAGATTGAAAGTTATAACCattaatatatagttatttAGCCAATCCAAGCTCAAATACATCTTAAACATCCTCATTTGTTGCTTAGATCATATTGATCAAGACTTGATCCTTATTTAAACTCAAATTCATGTTTGTTGTCACCCAAAGCTTGCTCGAACTGAATGTTATGAATCGACCCATTTAATGCCTCTTTGATTCTCTTAGCTCTTGCCTTTGTAATTATTCCAATTAGTATATGTAATGGATCTTATGGTATTGCTTATTGATTCATATCATCCCCCTCTCCTTTAAATGATTTGACCTTGAATTGTCACATGCAATGGATCATGTGATGTTGCTTGTTGATTCTCATCATTCCCTGTTTccttaaaataattcaacctTGAATAGTCACTTGCAATGGATCTTGTTGTATTGCTTGTTGATTCTCAGCATCCCCTCTCTCCACAAATTCATTCAGCTTTAAATCATcacctatattaaaaaaaaaattataaacattaaatttaGCACTAATGTTATACTTATTTGGAAGTTCTAACTTGTATACATTGTCATTAATTCATTCAAGGACTTGGGATGGAAATATTTCCTTCCTCATAAACACCAAAATTCAATCATCAGGTTCAAAGATAACACATTGATGACCTTTGTTAGCTTTACATGCacattattctttcttttttttcaatgtgctACTAGACACTTTCATGAAGTTTCTTCACtattttagccttttttatatCCATCAAGACTAACCATTTCATCAGCAGGTAAAGGTACAAGTCCAAAGGCGTTAATggattaaaatcataaataattttaattgataaatgatCAGTAATAGAATGTATACTCatattatatgcaaactcaATAAATAACAAACACTACTCCtaactttttaaattactttgaaTGACAATACGTAATAATTTGGTTAAGGTCTAATTTACTACTTTCATTTGATTATCTGTTTATGGATGACtagttaaaaacaataattttgttCCTAACTTTCCCTACAAAatcttccaaaaataaataaaaaatttaacatctcGATCTGAAACAATACTCTTATGAACACCATGAAGTTGTACTATCTctctaaagaacaaatcaacatTATTAGTTGCATCATCAATTTTATGACATGGTATGAAATGTGTCACCTTAGATAACTTATCTAACACCATAAAAAGTAAGTCCCTACCCCTTTTTATCctaggtaaaattaaaataaagttcatgGAAATGTATGTCATAACCCAATCTTGGATCCCCTAACATTCTTTcatacaaaaatacatatttttcttcttttattattcaaaaataaaaaaaaaatccaaaacttaaaatccaaaaatacttttgagACACAAAGTGATAAGTTCTCGAGCTGCAACAGACCAAAATGCCAGAAGAATAGCCAAATTAGGGATATTTTGACAAGATAggatgaagaaagaaagaaaattgagtttgaaatccGAACTtgactaaaattgaaagaattaattaagtctaaggatttaattaaatttttaatagacTCAATTGACTTatttaaggatttaattgaagaaaaattaagtttgaaatcaATTGGgcaaaaattgaaataattaattaagtttaaggatttaattaaacttttaatgagttttatgGGTTCAatcaaggactcaattgaagaaaCATCAAGTATGAAGACCTAATTCAGATTAATTCAAAAAGATTGGAAGATTAAGGACACAATTGAAACTTTGAAAGGATACATTTATACAACCAAgggtttaattaaaagaaacttaaaGATTGAAGGTTGattaagggtcaaattaaagaatcttgaaaccaaggaccaaagtacAAAAGGCGTGTGAGTTCAGGgactaaaattaatcaaatcatgggttgatttgaaagaaattaaaagtttatggTTGATAGAGGTCCAATTGCATAATCTGTAAACCAATGACTAATTTGTAAAAGACGCTTAGATCAAAGGATTTAAACCAAGGTTTTCAGGGGTATAATTGCAAAAACTGAGAAGTGTCATAGTCAATTAAGGGTGTATAtgctaaaattgaaagaatagtgactaaattgaattgtttttctaaaatccTACAAAAGCCAAATCCATTCCATAAGAAAATGGCCAtaatttttaggatttaaaTGAACGACGTGTCACTTAGACTTTAATAAAGAAATGAGTGACACATCATTTGGTCCTTATCTTTTTTTCAGCCGAAAAGGCTAACGAGATGCCAACTTCAGGTGAATGAACGTGACACCTCAAAGGATCCAACTACCACCACCCGACTAAGAAACATCTCTACAAGGATCAGTTACTCCCATCAAATGTTTACATCTCATTTGCTTGAACGAACTCGACAATATTTTGACCCCAACAACCATCCTTGTATTAGCAGATTTAAGCTGATTGAGGGCCAACTTTCCAATCATTGAATGTAAAGTTTTAGACCTCCAAATCAAATGTGGTTTGTTCCTAATGATAAATCTACATGATCTTTACAAGGTTTAGGTCTAACAATGATACGTTTATGGCTCAATCTCCATAATGATCTTGACAAAGTACTCAACCCAATCATATATGACTGAACAAAAAATTCACCATGACAAAAAAGACTCTAAGGTTGTTTTCTTATGTTTGATTTTAGTTTACAAGAGGACAAAAAAGGTATCAAGCGCCACCTATTTTGGAGAGGAAGGTTTTAGAAGAGAAAGGATATTATTCTTACACAGAACCTCTTGGCAAACCCATCATGGTTTTGCAATTTCTAGTTTTGGTTTGCTTATAAAAGAGCATTTGCTCTTAAGTAGAGAGGAGGTGGAtttagagagaaagaaatcaaagagagaaaatatagaggaaattagagagaaaatatataagtattttttttagtaaatagagagaaaagagaagcaAATAGTGTGAAAATTt is a window encoding:
- the LOC18094863 gene encoding uncharacterized protein LOC18094863, with amino-acid sequence MERESLLNGNNSVDLVKIGVCYMLQSVMAETALIALTSRFFFLVKTSPLLDANMLEYLAGTDNRFPMGRLNRLEKAAAENMDGGDAEDTESEDDDDDEDDEDDDDDDGEDESEDEDDSDDEPFGDGESDDDDDDDSDEYDDEDDDDGDEEDEEDEESEEEDDKEMQAQPPSERKK